One stretch of bacterium DNA includes these proteins:
- a CDS encoding SpoIIE family protein phosphatase, whose protein sequence is MATEESSFQFPATPRTGVVGHWAHLLGALATFGLCLFSALDAGKIRPNDGTVWLLGRSTVTVLEVPPRDDGGVNLLQPGDEILGIGSTFVHSPQEAAQLLSRQKVGSVVPYFIMRGGESLRIPVQLGAFRTADRFYPYYGFLSLAYWVIGLMIYLRGRESQAARLFFRMCLLFAVFFMTDLNRSSYFWGDIISRNAGALARFLLPALFLHFFLVFPDKKIVVTRRPWLEPLLYVLPLVFYLQFTMDQFFGSHAPRIYNTRWLVLGTFFSAGAVALLHSYYQFRDPLQRRRIRILTVGTLAGILPFLIFTVLPGDRVGDTLAFIGTVPMIAVPLSFSYCIARYRVMQIEVLLKRSLVYSLLTGGLFLLYLGFVLGLGALLLRLSGQASQIATVAATLAAAASLWPARAHLQGQLDRRFFRSRGNLAGALQEFGLEIPQIIQQDALITRIGGRLCQLVDLPRLAVYRPDPAGESWQLAGVVGHPAAAGPHDGTDGCESCPGELALAATSLRLAQFNEPYWIERSQTRLDVRTAATREQAELLLRLQERDELARLGIALLVPMLVRGRLVGLFALPPKHGGDDYQLQDLELLTLVAGQMALQIENSRLYEEELKKQKLEEQLTLARSIQSRLLPERLPAVDGLDLAACNLNSAEVSGDYYDLIERDDGQLVVIISDVSGKGIPASLLASSLQASLRAHCAISDSPGEILGRVNLYLYASTDPTHFATLFLAFVDPVRRQVRYSSGGHNAPILRRADGSLIQLEKGGLPLGAFDFGSYEEETLDFNPGDMLFLYTDGLTETVDHADEEFGTARVERLLSEHHGLGADDLLAVMNAELRAFSGRDQADDDVTLLVLKALHAAAGNPADDAAYAQRGPAPLTRAEYES, encoded by the coding sequence ATGGCGACGGAAGAGTCCAGCTTCCAGTTTCCCGCGACGCCCCGCACCGGCGTCGTCGGCCACTGGGCCCACCTGCTCGGGGCGCTCGCCACGTTCGGCCTCTGCCTGTTCTCCGCCCTGGACGCCGGGAAGATCCGCCCCAACGACGGCACGGTCTGGCTGCTGGGCCGCTCGACGGTCACCGTGCTGGAGGTGCCGCCCCGCGACGACGGCGGGGTCAACCTGCTGCAGCCGGGCGACGAGATCCTCGGCATCGGCTCCACCTTCGTCCATTCGCCCCAGGAAGCCGCCCAGCTGCTGAGCCGCCAGAAGGTGGGCTCGGTCGTGCCCTACTTCATCATGCGCGGCGGGGAATCCCTGCGCATCCCGGTCCAGCTCGGCGCCTTCCGCACCGCCGATCGCTTCTACCCGTACTACGGCTTCCTCTCCCTGGCCTACTGGGTGATCGGCCTGATGATCTACCTGCGCGGGCGGGAGTCCCAGGCCGCGCGGCTGTTCTTCCGGATGTGCCTGCTGTTCGCGGTGTTCTTCATGACCGACCTGAACCGCTCGAGCTACTTCTGGGGCGACATCATCTCCCGCAACGCCGGCGCGCTGGCGCGCTTCCTGCTCCCGGCGCTGTTCCTGCACTTCTTCCTGGTGTTCCCGGACAAGAAGATCGTGGTCACGCGACGGCCCTGGCTGGAGCCCCTGCTCTACGTGCTGCCCCTGGTCTTCTACCTGCAGTTCACCATGGACCAGTTCTTCGGCTCCCACGCGCCCCGCATCTACAACACGCGCTGGCTGGTGCTGGGCACGTTCTTCTCGGCCGGCGCCGTCGCCCTGCTGCACAGCTACTACCAGTTCCGCGACCCCCTGCAGCGCCGGCGCATCCGCATCCTGACCGTCGGCACGCTGGCCGGCATCCTGCCCTTCCTGATCTTCACCGTGCTGCCCGGCGACCGCGTCGGCGACACGCTCGCCTTCATCGGCACAGTGCCGATGATCGCGGTGCCGCTGTCGTTCAGCTACTGCATCGCCCGCTACCGCGTGATGCAGATCGAGGTGCTGCTGAAGCGCAGCCTCGTCTACTCCCTGCTGACCGGCGGCCTGTTCCTGCTCTACCTGGGGTTCGTGCTGGGGCTCGGCGCCCTGCTGCTGCGCCTGAGCGGCCAGGCGAGCCAGATCGCCACCGTCGCCGCGACGCTGGCCGCGGCGGCCTCGCTGTGGCCCGCCCGCGCCCACCTGCAGGGGCAGCTGGACCGGCGCTTCTTCCGCAGCCGCGGCAACCTGGCGGGCGCCCTGCAGGAGTTCGGCCTGGAGATCCCCCAGATCATCCAGCAGGACGCCCTGATCACGCGCATCGGCGGCCGGCTGTGCCAGCTGGTCGACCTGCCGCGGCTCGCGGTCTACCGGCCCGACCCCGCCGGCGAATCCTGGCAGCTGGCCGGGGTCGTGGGGCACCCCGCCGCCGCCGGGCCCCACGACGGGACGGACGGCTGCGAATCGTGCCCCGGCGAGCTCGCGCTCGCGGCCACGTCCCTGCGCCTCGCGCAGTTCAACGAGCCCTACTGGATCGAGCGCAGCCAGACCCGCCTGGACGTCCGCACGGCCGCCACGCGCGAGCAGGCCGAGCTGCTGCTGCGCCTGCAGGAGCGCGACGAGCTGGCGCGGCTGGGGATCGCGCTGCTGGTGCCGATGCTGGTGCGCGGCCGCCTGGTCGGCCTCTTCGCCCTGCCGCCCAAGCACGGCGGCGACGACTACCAGCTGCAGGACCTCGAGCTGCTCACGCTGGTGGCCGGGCAGATGGCGCTGCAGATCGAGAACAGCCGCCTCTACGAGGAGGAGCTGAAGAAGCAGAAGCTGGAGGAGCAGCTGACCCTGGCGCGCTCGATCCAGAGCCGGCTGCTGCCCGAACGCCTGCCCGCGGTCGACGGTCTGGACCTGGCCGCCTGCAACCTCAACAGCGCCGAGGTCAGCGGCGACTACTACGACCTGATCGAGCGGGACGACGGCCAGCTCGTGGTCATCATCAGCGACGTCAGCGGCAAGGGCATCCCCGCCAGCCTGCTGGCCTCGAGCCTCCAGGCCTCGCTGCGCGCCCACTGCGCCATCAGCGATTCCCCAGGCGAGATCCTCGGACGGGTCAACCTCTACCTGTACGCGAGCACCGACCCGACCCACTTCGCCACGCTGTTCCTGGCCTTCGTGGACCCCGTGCGCCGGCAGGTGCGCTACAGCTCGGGCGGCCACAACGCGCCGATCCTGCGCCGGGCCGACGGGTCCCTGATCCAGCTGGAGAAGGGCGGCCTGCCCCTGGGCGCCTTCGATTTCGGTTCCTACGAGGAGGAGACCCTCGACTTCAATCCCGGCGACATGCTCTTCCTGTACACCGACGGCCTGACCGAGACCGTCGACCACGCCGACGAGGAGTTCGGCACCGCGCGCGTGGAGCGCCTGCTGTCCGAACACCACGGCCTCGGCGCCGACGACCTGCTGGCGGTCATGAACGCCGAATTGCGCGCCTTCAGCGGGCGCGACCAGGCGGACGACGACGTGACCCTGCTGGTCCTGAAGGCCCTTCACGCCGCCGCGGGCAACCCGGCGGACGACGCTGCGTACGCACAGCGGGGGCCGGCCCCCCTCACCCGAGCGGAGTACGAGTCATGA